tatattaaggaacagtaaaggtcctagtatactgccttgggggactccacagcttactgagaggggaggggacatggtgccgttcacttctaccacctgtttcctcccctccaagtaagattgcatccagcttgatgaggtttcgtcgaatccgattgctcggagcttatccaacagtatagcgtggttaacggtgtcaaaggccttctgaatgtccagcatgaccatgccgcagtatttgcccgcgtccacctcatgtttgatgtggtcggtcagatagagaaggcatgtgtcagtggagtggttagttctgaagccggattggaatttgtacattagtttattagtagcaaggtatctatcaacctgttcataaactattttctccattactttcgaaatggaactgagaatagaaacaggtcggtagttaccagattctaatttgcttccttttttataaaggggggttactcttgctatcttgaaatccttgggtacttggccttgtttgattgagaggtttattatatgagtgattattggggcaatggtggtggcagagtccatgaggaatctggaagggttattgtcaaggccggtggccttgtttgggtggagcgcgctccatttattaagcacctcgttagctgagaccatttctaatttgaaattgttgttgactactcctggctttctgtagaaggctttaatgtgttctacaccaaagcgaccagaatgttgggatagcttgtttacgagagttgtggctatgttggtgaaaaaggtgttaagtctgcttgctacctctattttgtctgtaatgagggcgtcaccctccttgatgtccattctgtccactaaagacgctgagatcattatccatgcgtttgttacgtctcgcctcgattactgtaacgtattattttcgggtctccccatgtttagcattaaaagattacagttggtacaaaatgcggctgctagacttttgacaagaacaagaaagtttgatcacattacgcctgtactggctcacctgcactggcttcctgtgcacttaagatgtgactttaaggttttactacttacgtataaaatactacacggtctagctccatcctaccttgccgattgtattgtaccgtatgtcccggcaagaaatctgcgttcaaaagactccggcttgttagtgattcccaaagcccaaaaaaagtctgcgggctatagagcgttttccgttcgggctccagtactctggaatgccctcccggtaacagttcgagatgccacttcagtagaagcatttaagtctcaccttaaaactcatctgtatactctagcttttaaatagactccctttttagaccagttgatctgccgtttcttttctttttcttctatgtcccactctcccttgtggagggggtccggtccgatccggtggccatgtactgcttgcctgtgtatcggctggggacatctctgcgctgctgatccgcctccgcctgagatggtttcctgctggctccgctgtgaacgggactctcgctgctgtgttggatccgatttggactggactctcgcgactgtgttggatccattgtggattgaactttcacagtatcatgttggacccgctcgacatccattgctttcctcctctctaaggttctcatagtcattattgtcaccgacgtcccactgggtcattattgtcaccgatgtcccactgggtgtgagttttccttgtccttatgtgggcctaccgaggatgtcgtggtggtttgtgcacccctttgagacactagtgatttagggctatataagtaaacattgattgattgattgattgaatgttggtgagtctggttttaagtttatggctgcatccaggaagctggttgttgagaattttccagagctcacgtggcttatttgtgttttcctgtattttgtcattgatataattttttggAAAGGATTTAATCAGGTTTtttgtcttatttcttaatttattgcattgctttttgagcgttgaaaggagtgatttgaggttattattattgggttgtttatttacttcggttttacacttttggtattcgaaatattttctgtccctgtcttttatggcagctaataggtctggattgatccatggttcagagcgggctttgatcctgactgttgtcATCGGAGCCTTTCGATTTTTGGGTGTAAAGCACTTTGTCTTGTCACTTGACTGTGTacgaaaagtgctatataaataaagcttAATTGAATGATTGatcttagttactgccgttgtgtccttgggcaagacacttcacccaccttgctcccactGCAGCCCACGCTGATAAGGTGGACCACAGATGAAAATGCTATAATTTAGCTCAATTACAGTATAAACCGAAGATTGCTCATTAATGTGCAAAGTCGTAAATAAGGAAATAACATTGTTTGTCTCTGGAAaagtaaaaagaagaaaaaacaccaGATTCGACTGATCGTCGACTATGAGCAAAATCTAACAATTTAGATTTGACTATGAAAATCCTTTGTCGAAGACAGCCCTACAGTTTACAGATGTATATATTTCATTGATTTGTGCATGGAATCTTTCATACTTAAGGAAACAATGGTGCGCCTAGCACCGCTTGACTGAGTTTTTGACTAAAATTGTGCGTGAACTTGGCTTGAAGAAATTACAAAGGCACTTCTTTTTCCCCCCTATCTTCTTATCCAGGAAAAACTTACTAAAGAGCAGCAGACCTTTGTGAAGGCTATTGTAGAAGCTTAcaacaggcatcaaattcctcaAGAAGTGACCAAAAAACTGGTACTCTACAtttgtgcttttaaaaaaaaaaaaaaacgcattgaaaAATGACACGTGACAATTTAAACACACATAACCCAAGGATGCTCAAACTAATCACGTTTTTATTCATTTCTGCTTGTTGTTGCTTTCTTATCGCTAGCTTCAAGACCAATACAGCGCTGAGGAAAATTTCCTCCTCTTAACAGAAATGGCAACAAGTCAAGTCCAAGTACTGGTGGAGTTTACAAAAAATatcccaggtttttttttttaacctttcttCTTTTGCAAACATGCACAATATACTTGTGTATAATGCTAAGGTCCATGTGTACGGTGCTTCCAACAGGCTTTCTGTCCCTGGATCACGAAGATCAGATTGCTCTGCTGAAGGGTTCGGCAGTGGAAGCCATGTTTCTACGCTCTGCTCAGGTTTTCTGCTGCAAGATGCCAAGCGGGCACACCGAGGTTTTGGAGGCGAGGATACGCAAGAGTGGTGGGTAACCATAACTAATGTTGTTGTCTACATATTTAAAATAGGGGAGTAGTCCACAAGTAGACTTGAACAACAGTGATCATTTAAAATAACAAATTGTTATCCTTGATGCAGCGTCAACCTTATGGCACATTACCTTGTTATTTGCAATTACTGGAGTCAGGTCCTCCCATGTATAATTTATCAGTCTGTTCTTTGGGTTGCAGCAGAGATGTGCCTGTTGTTGACCTGTTGATCTCAGGACTGGTTTAGGTTACGTTGGAGCACAAACTCTTACTGGGTTCAGTTTCATTTAGGCATGTGCGGACTCATGGCAGGTAAAGACTTAGTCCGTTTTCGGCAGTGACGTGctgtgaggttcatggctggtgaggcactgacttaatCACAGTGAGATTTACAAAAAtgtgaaccctaaagagtatttttttcaccatttgattggcagcagttaacaggcaatgtttaataataataataataataatggattatatttatatcgcgcttttctattgttagatactcaaagcactcacagagaagtgggaacccatcattcattcacaccttgtggtggtaagctacatctgtagccacagctgccctggggtagaagCGTGGCTGCccgtttgcgcctacggcccctccgaccaccacttattcattcattcatcattcattcaccagtgtgagcggcaccgggggcaagggtaaattgtcctgcccaaggacacaacggcagcgatttggatgttaataggtgggaagcgaacctgcaaccctcaggtttctggcacggctgctctacccactacgccatgccgcccctaaaatTTTAAAgtctcataccagcattctttacacatacaaactgtagcacacaaaaaaagcacatttaataataaaaaaacgttactatggtcttacctttacttataaatgaagtccaagcGCCAATCCTTCTGAACAAAAACATTGAtagcttgtttatagaagtcttccttatccttcttcagttttaaaagtctctctgtctcgatggagatcactgtctgaagcaaaccttttagctccggcgttggccttcctttaattattacctcctgcttcgattgaaagtccagtttagaaaaatgttttataaagtccaggggagaggaaaaaataaacgatcgctgtcgctgcacttgacttgctaactgtagcttgttgtcacttattctgcagccgagtagtcgcaagaatgatccctgggatcactagcgccttctaccaccatgaggcgggagaacaggtgcctcacgcagtgcgtcttcgcagccgttttatgattgcccagcacaagaaatacgttacacacatacagttgttgacaaaatacactgtacattatatacctcagctaactaaacaaTGGAAATGCATAAAATAATTCATACAGCAATATGGTCTCAccgcacagcagccagcagttagccgagtcattgcgcaatccatggtgaggctcaactgctgactcaccgcaagtctcttctcagtatttaaacggcaaatgtgaaaattcagcgattttgaataaagataatctaaaactggtgaagttaaatggaaaataacttcataaagtgtaatcactagatacatataacaatttaataatttttttttctttttacattttttttctctgcatGATGGCATGTGAGGccctgcctcacctgcctcccctgactgcacgttaCTGGTTTTCGGCAACATTTTGCCACACAAATGACTATGATCTGCCTCTTAGCTGGGTTCCAATTTTGGCTTGGATTTTTGTATGGAGTTTGTATGGTTACCCCATGCTTGAGTAGCTGTTTTCTGAGAACTCCATTTCATTCTACAGCACAGTCTGAAAAACATCCATGGTAGGTTCATTTGAGATTCTCTCTAAATTGTTGCTACTTTAGGTGTGATTATGAGTATAAATGGTGGTTTgtcgacaaaacccaaaaccagtgaagttggcacgttgtgtgaatcgtaaataaaatcagaatacaatgatttgcaaatccttttcaacctatattcaattgaatagactgcaaagacaagtcacttaatgttcgaactgggaaactttcaaattttttgcaaattttaacttgtttggaatttgatgcctgcaacatgtttcaaaaaagctggcacaaggggcAAAAAAACTgggaaagtagaggaatgctcatcaaacacttatttggaaaatcccacaggtgaacaggcaggTGCcctgactgggtataaaagcagcttccaaagaaatgctcagttattcacaaacaaggatggtgtgaaaaaattgtttaagaacaacatttctcaaccagctattgcaaggaatttagggattttaccatgtacggtccataatatcatcaaaagtttcagaaaatctggaggaaTCCTTGCACGTAAACAGCAAGGCTGAAAATCAACATTGAATACCTGTGACCTTtttaggcttccctgcttaggctgctgcccccgcgacccgacctcggataagtggaagaagatgtatatatatatatatatatatatgcccgattgtagctgagataggcgccagcgccccccgcgaccccaaaagggaataagcggtaggaaatggatggatggatggatatatatatatatgtatatatgtgtatatatatatatatatatatatatatatatatatatatatatatatatatatatatatatatattcatatttatatttattttaaatgaggACCGCCTTTGTTGTAAAGCCAATCCCAGACCCATAATTAGAAAGAAGCATGAGCCCTCTAAAAATAATCATTCAGAACTACATTAGGCtgtatattatattaatatatatcatAAGTCTGCATGTGGTGAGCAAATGCTTGCCCTAATGCAGTCGTCACCGATTTCCTATAAGAAAGAAAATGCAATAACTAAATATTTATGCGAATAATCCTCATGCCAGCCAGATTGGACAGTTAGACGGACAGTGATGGCCGCCGTAATTCACCGGGTCCCTCGACGCTATTCGGCTCTGAATTGTGTTGGGCAAAAATATTCACACTAAAGGCCAGTCATGGAGAATAAAGAAGCAAAGCTGTCTAAAACAACCATTGTTTGTTATCAATACATCAAGAGTCCTATTGTCCAATTTCTTATCTTTGGGGCCTGACTGGCATTTCGAAATGCTTTATGACAAACATCCTCAGCTTTTTGTTGAAAATGTCTGAACTACTGCCTTGGTGATGGATCAAACTGAATAAAAAATTGGAAatacaacaaatagttttcaggCAGTAGAAACAAAATGCACAGACAAAAAAGTGACTCAGCATACATTAAGACAAAGAAGTACTATAAAGTCGTCACTCGCCACATCAtgctttaaatattgcaaattcaCCACATCGCATAATTTTTTGGCATATCATTTTTTAAGCATAATTTACAATTGTTGGTCCTGAATTAAGAATTTTCAAGTAAGACatgaactaaaaatatcaatactacggTAGTATTGGCCAATAGATGAGACCAAACCACCCGATTCCCTGTTCAGTATCAtcaccactgattggctcagcctcagacaaCACTGCTATTATGGATtaaagagtgtaaaggtgactgaaGGCTGTTAATTCATGTCTaaagggctctcataatgtttaaacattttttttagagcATTGTAAACAGTCTTTTATGCTCTAGctataaaatgtatgttttaaaaaaaaaatgtattttcatattttgtattcatctaaattattatttataattattgattCATGCCTTATGGAAATGTATTCATCACAGTCAAACAGGAGGCGCCTGTCATAtgaaattgattttaaaaaaatatgacatTGATGCTTGGAACAGTCGAACTTGTAAACCTTTCTtaatatttcagaaaaagaaataaataatcaataactttctaaattttttttttgctcatgtTACCGAAGGAATTATTTATAATACTAgtcttattttattatatttgtttataCCATTGCACTCAATCACATTTAACACAGTGATTTGGTATAAAACAGTTAGCGTCCAATATGTTATTTTAATGTTGAAAAATTTTAGTTCACGCCAAGTTGGAAATTAAACCTCCTTAAACGACAACAATACATTCTTAATTTATTGTAATAGTATTTCATGAAGAAATGCTTAAATAAGTGCATATGCAATGCCAGGACACCCATACTAaacactagggctgcgaatcattgggtgtcccacgattcgattcaatatcgattctgggggtcacgattcgataatatatcgatttttttgattcgattcgattctcgattcaaaaaccatatttttccgattcaaaaggattctgtattcattcaatacataggatttcagcaggatctaccccagtctgctgacatgctagcagagtagtagattttttttcaaaaagcttttataattgtaaaggacaatgttttatcaactgattgcaataatgcaaatttgttttaactatcaaacaaaccaaaaatataacttattttatctttgtgaaaatattggacacagtgtgttgtcaagcttatgagatgcgatgcaactgtaagccactgtgacactattgttcttttttttttttttataaatgtctaatgataatgtcaatgagggatttttaatcactgttatgctgaaattgtaactaatattgatactgttgttgataatattcatttttgttccactacttttggtttgttctgtgtcgtgtttgtgtctcctctctattgctctgtttattgcagttctgagtgttgctgggtcaggtttggttttggaattggattgcattgttatggtattgctgtgtagtggtttgttggattaattaaaaaaaacaaacaacaaaaaaacgttttttttttaaaaatgagaatcgattctgaatcgcacaacgtattcgattggattcgtatttgaatcgattttttctccACACCCCTACTATACACTGTGCGCGTTAAGCACAAATAAATATGAATCTTTTTTCCCTCTTATCTTTGTTGCGCCCCTTAGAGAATTCTGCACTGCTGCATTTACAGAATAGTACCTTTTGTCTTCCAGGTATATCAGAGGAGTTCATCACACCGATGTTCAACTTTTACAGAAGCATCGGTGAGCTCCACATGCTGCAGGAGGAGAAGGCTCTCCTCACCGCTATAACCATCCTGACAGCAGGTGAGCTGCTATTCACATCCAGTAGTTGTTATGGTGTTGCAGAGCTCAGATATCTAACGaaaccagaggtgtccaaactttttgacttaggAGCTGCAATGGGCTAAATACAATTCGGCCGGGTGGTTTATCCGTTagaaccaggggtagggaaccgatGGCACTCGAGCCAGATGAGGCTCTTTTGATGAcggcatccggctctcagataaatcttagctgacattgcttaacacgataagtaatgaatgattccgctggtaatcacactgttaaaaataacgttcaaaatataaaataattctcatccattttaatccatccatcagttttctaccgcacctgttcacaaagtcgcttcagaataacaatgttattaaaaataacaagagacttattatgttggtcttacttaaaaatgcacgtatttagttgtattcagtgttaaaaaaatattataaaggGGCTCAGGGAAATACATTCTTTGCAATTGATGGTCATTAACCTGGATGACTTACAATGTtcacaaaataaatgataaatgggttgtacttgtatagcgcttttctaccttcaaggtactcaaagcgctttgacactacttccacatttacccattcacacacacattcacacactgatggagggagctgccatgcaaggcgccaaccagcacccatcaggagcaagggtgaagtgtcatgctcaggacacaacggacgtgacgaggttggtactaggtgggaattgaaccagggaccctcgggttgcgcatggccactctcccactgcgccacgccgtccctaaaatagTGCTACTCGGGGGCGCCGGAAAGGGGGGGTAAAgtagacggattctaggggcccatgatggaggggggcccagagaggcccttAATGATGAAGAAATTATAATACAGAGTGGTCCTGTAAAGATacaggggccctgtaaagattattttcatggggcccaaaatccctagcggcgcccctggtgCTACTTATAGTGTCAGATATTTAAAATGAAGTTGGAGGCACATTCCCAAATTCCTTATTAAACTCGTGACGGCCGCACTaggcccgcgggccggagtttggacacccctgaactaaacaTACCCTAAAACTCTCCTCTAGATCGGCCTTACGTGAAGGATCAACAGGCTGTGGAAAGACTGCAGGAGCCCATGCTGGACGTGCTGAAGAAGCTGTGCGTCCTGCAGCATCCGCAGGAGCCTCAGTATTTTGCACGTCTTCTGGGCCGGCTGACCGAGCTGAGAACGCTCAATCACTATCATGCAAAAATGCTTACATCCTGGAGGATGAACGATCACAAATTCACACCGCTTCTCTGTGAGATCTGGGATGTGCAGTGACAAGAGAAGGAAAGGGGGATGTACTGCAGCATGGACATTTGAACTTGAAAGATGGTCACGGTCCACAGTGTATATATGGTGTACATCTGTtgatatactgtacatgtttCAAATAAACTCCTGCACAACCAGTTGGCTTGATTGTCAGTTGTATCAGACTGCTTTGATTAAAGTTATTGGCATGAATGGTGGCCCTGTGGAGATtaagatccatccatcatccattttctaccgcttgtccctttcagggtcgcgaggggcgctggagcctatctcagctgcatttgggcggaaggcggggtacacccaggacaagtcgccacctcatcacagagccaacacagatagacagacaacattcacgctcacattcacacactagggccaatttagtgttgctaatcaacctatccccaggtgcatgtcgttggaaGTGGGAGATGACTCCTGAAATACAGATAGTCCGTGGGGAACATTGGAGATACGAAGtcaattaaaaacaacaaaaatgaccTTGTCCTACCGCAGTATAGTGACGCAAAATTACAAATGCCTCCtactgtaacagcttcttccctcaggccataagactgtTGAGCGAATCAAAATAATTCTCTTAATTCCCCCTccaaaaaatggattaactggtcggaatataaaaacaatataagatacatccataaacgtggatgcatatgcaaaagtgcaatatatttatctgttcagtaatctatttatttatatttgcaccttattgctcttttatcctgcactacaacgagctaatgcaacaaaatgttgttcttatctgtactgtaaagttcaaatttgaatgtcaataaaaggaagtctaagtccaagtctattTATTACTCTGCTTGGATATTAATTTGTCACGACAACGTAAatagttctgtttttatttttgtacacttAAAAATAAGTTTTGACAGTGCGTTTGTAACTACAGATCATCGTTGTCATGTTTTCACAACACGGTTATAATTCGTttcttgtattttttgtattatttacttctacatttttttttttgtttatgtttttttttctttctggcactcatcgagggtggacactcccctttcctctcccttatctctcctgcttgcttctttgttttgtcttatcttaacttattagtgattcccaaagcccaaaaaaagtctgcgggctatagagctttttcatttcgggctccagtactctggaatgccctcccggtaacagttcgagatgccacctcagtagaagcatttaagtctcaccttaaaactcatttgtatactctagcctttacatagactccctttttagaccagttgatctgccatttcttttctttttcttctatgtcccactctcccttgtggagggggtccggtccgatccggtggccatgtactgcttgcctgtgtgtcggctggggacatctctgcgctgctgatccgcctccgcttgtgatggtttcctgctggctccgctgtgaacaggactctcgctgctgtgttggatccgctttggactggactctcgcgactgtgttggatccattgtggattgaactctcccagtatcatgttagacccgctcgacatccattgctttcctcctctccaaggttctcatagtcattattgtcaccgatttcccactgggtgtgagttttccttgcccttatgtgggcctaccgaggatgtcgtggtggtttgtgcagccctttgagacactagtgatttagggctatataagtaaacattgattgattgattgattgaacttccttgttgcctctttttgcactgctctccaaatctcaacattggaactatttaaccggcctcaacaaaattgacaagatcttaggtttgggggaacctgctgtcgtgatgaAGCGGTttttgctggacacacgacggactcttgggagaaggaggAGTGCCGTGTggctggcgacccttttctgtcgaggacgtttTGAGACTTTCCCGAGGGACAGggcagtgaagacacaacaaacttccTTCTTGTctttcacacacctgttgttgttgactttggactagcgactgcaatacatcaaagccgcggaacagagacacactacgggcttacacacacacatccacaaaaatatacgccacacatacacaccccatccccccaacccaacgccctcgacgcaaatcccatagtggtgatgaatggatggtcagcatcGGAGAGCtacggcctaccaccatgaccttgaaatACCTTccttctgttgctagatatctcaagatgtatgttgtgatatgtatatgtgctttgctatggaggtttttttccactccagactgggcccccttacgagcccagtctggattgtatttttttactcatccttcccctttttctcatcttttacccatcagcgttcttgttctgtaaccctgtacactgtttgtttgtctaatcttgaacaggtttgtgctgaaaacaaagttttgttgtacttgtgcaatgacaataaagacctatcctatccacTTTCTGTTTGTCTCCATTTTCCACCACGCCTGTGGTCTGAGCGCTGGCCTCATCATCTgcccctgattggcaatcaggacacacatgTCCCTGGTTGCTAATAAAGATGTCTATTTATGCCAGTCCATTTTGTGCACCCCAGAGCTGGACATAGTTGTTTTTTGTGTGTTACCTATGTTTTCCTCAATAAAAAGGGCTTCTTTTCTGCGCTTGCACGATGTTGCTGCACCCCAGCGTCCAGACAAACACTGAAACGCAACAGTCATTAAACAAGGACCACCTGTAGAATCGAATACATGTGGACAGTCTGTATTTACACAtgcatataatccatccatcaatccatccaattttctaccgtttattccctttggggacgcggggggcgctggtgcctatctcagctacaatcgggcggaaggcggcgtacaccctggacaagtcgccacctcatcacagacatgCATATAATATGCAAAATGTCTTTATTGAATTACTAACTTTTTAGTTAATTTTCTGCCACTTATTGGGCAatacgccctgagatcggtaggtcgtgagttcaaaccaaagactataaaaattggacccattacctccctgcttggcactcagcgtcaagggtatggaattggcggttaaatcaccaaaaattcttcccgggcgcggccaccggtgatgctcactgctcccctcacctcccatggtgtgatcaagggtgatgggtcaaatgaagagaataattttgccacacctagtgtgtgtatgagacaatcatgggtactttggggcggtatagttcggttggtagagcggccgtgccagcaacttgagggttgcaggttcaatctgtctggagccgcaactaCTGTAGTTTTATTAGTATATTCTATtggagtggttctca
The nucleotide sequence above comes from Nerophis ophidion isolate RoL-2023_Sa linkage group LG12, RoL_Noph_v1.0, whole genome shotgun sequence. Encoded proteins:
- the nr1h4 gene encoding bile acid receptor isoform X3; the encoded protein is MFLRGCVDMNTARDILADQSSSLLQDPDMLPFTSYPGMQYSNMEPTVSTTPYYCSQNYYPQYGGEEWYSHTGLYELRKTTPEESYDGDREEMSAVVPAVCKRTRHMTQAGRIKGEELCVVCGDKASGYHYNALTCEGCKGFFRRSITKNAVYKCKNGGNCEMDMYMRRKCQECRLRKCKEMGMLAECLLTEIQCKSKRLRKNNKASPGQSTGDETEGVDNKQVTSTTKLSKEKLTKEQQTFVKAIVEAYNRHQIPQEVTKKLLQDQYSAEENFLLLTEMATSQVQVLVEFTKNIPGFLSLDHEDQIALLKGSAVEAMFLRSAQVFCCKMPSGHTEVLEARIRKSGISEEFITPMFNFYRSIGELHMLQEEKALLTAITILTADRPYVKDQQAVERLQEPMLDVLKKLCVLQHPQEPQYFARLLGRLTELRTLNHYHAKMLTSWRMNDHKFTPLLCEIWDVQ